ttggtatttttgttgtatagattgaaaaataaagattgcaaaatagtaaaacgagatgtgatgtaaataaaagagatgcaatataataagaaagagacctgggggccataggtttcactggtggcttctctgaagatagcatatattacggtgggtgaacaaattactgccgagcaattgatagaaaagcgcatagtaatgagaatatctaggcatgatcatgaatataggcatcacgtccgtgtcaagtagaccgaaacgattctgcatctactactattactccacacatcgaccgctatccagcatgcatctagagtattaagttcataagaacagagtaacgcattaggcaagatgacatgatgtagagggataaactcaagcaatatgatataaaccccatctttttatcctcgatggcaacaatacgtgccttgctgcccctactgtcattgggaaaggacaccgcaagattgaacccaaagctaagcacttctcccattgaaagaaagatcaatcgagtaggccaaactaaaccgataagtcgaagagacttgcaaagatatcaaatcatgcatataagaattcagagaagaaccaaatattattcatagataaacttgatcataaatccacaattcatcggatctcggcaaacacaccacaaaagagtattacatcgaatagatctccaagaacatcgaggagaactttgtattgagaaccaaagaaagagaagaatctatctagctaataactatggacacgaaggtctgtggtaaactactcacacatcataggagaggctatggtgttgatgtagaagccctccgtgatcgattccccctccggcagatcgccgaaaaaggccccaagatgggatctcatgggtacagaaggttgcggtggtggaaaagtggttttgtggctccccctgatgtttttagggtataagagtatatataggcgaaagaagtacgtcgatggagctccgtggggcccacgagggtggggggcgcctacccccctaggcacgccctcctgcctcatggccgcctcgcggagttacagatttcaactccaagtcttctggattgcgtttgttccaagaaagatccttgcgaaggtttcattccgtttggtattccttttctgcaaaacactgaaataggcaaaaaaacagaatctggcactggcctttggttaataggttagtcccaaaaataatctaaaagagcatattaaagcccattaaacatccaaaacagataatataatagcatggaacaatcaaaaattatagatacgttggaggcatatCATCGCCTACCTCGGACACGTCATCTCGGCCGAGGGGGTGGCCATGGATGCCGATAAGGTGGCGGTAGTTGCCGCCTGGCCGACCCCGCATTCACCACGGGCAATTCGCGAGTTTTTGGGCCTCGCGGGGTCTAGATGTGttccgggcttggcaaacccgccgcgacgcgtcgtcaacgaCATCTCCTTTccgcgcaccactacttcgacatcaCTGCGCCAATGCtcactcggcgcccccttgcgcccgcggctccaggGCGACATCCTCGACACCGGCTCCCTGACTTGACATCGAcaacggcattcttcgcacggctacctcgaccacggcaaCACCACCCCcagctctcggctacatcgacaaacggcacaaagggctaccaccttgcttgagcaacctcgtcgggtTCCACTCTAGCCACgacttccgcgatgcatcgaccgttacgacagTGGGGGGGGGTGTcagtcggcttgccttcggattcttcttcagtctcaccgtctgcgtcactaccgttgtgactgcgggggatattgagtatattgattattaagAAAGATGAGATAGattaggatttgttctggcttgtcttgtactccaagttgatcattgtactcctatatatatgcccacgaggctcaagcaatacaacaactattacACCAAattcctctctcccttctaacaggtCCGACGCGATGGTCGTGCCCGAACGCACCCATATCcgtcccatatttgggctggatatggggttgccggtcagcccgggcgtttgaggcgccCGTCTGGGTTAAAATTATGTGATCGGACAATGACCGGGCGGTCCATCCAGACGTATGAGACGTCCGGCCGAAGATGCTCTCATACGAagtatttttatttttgttagtcGCACGAAGTTTCATCACTATGCACAACCTGCCGCAACCTCAGGCTGGTTGGTGTAGATTTGTTCTCGGCCATTGGATCTGAAATCCAACAAGGTGGATTCTCAGAATCATTGTAGCATTGTAGGTTGATTCTCAGAATCATTATAGCGTCAGTATCCTTTGGGGGCAAAAGGGCATCATTGTAGCATCAGAGGGGTATTGcattttttactttttatttgcaGATTTGATACTCCAGATCCAGAATAAATCCATAGCCGTATCCCATTACACTCAGTTGACACGCATCATCTGGAAACCGAAGCCTGTAAACACTCACTCACAACACACACATATGGTTATGGCGACATACTTTTTTTCAGATCTTCAGGGGGATTTACATGGAAACATTTGCACATAGTGTGTAATTACAAAAGAGTAAAAGAGAAGATCGGGGAGGGACTACAATCCTAAAACCAGACCCCTCCCGTATTCACATCTAGCGTCTCCTCCATGATTACAGCACGGCGAGAACATGGCTATGTACAAGCGCACTGAACAGCGGCTGTCTGGTGGTGTCGGCGGGTTCGTTGGTTGGTGGCTGGTTCTCCTAGGTGGAGCGGGCGAGGCGGGACGCGATGGCGGAGTGGTACATGGCGTCGTGGAAGCTCTCCATCTCCGACATCCGAGCCCGCAGCTGCCGCGCCTTCTCCTCCGTCAGGCCGACGAACGTCTtctcctcctcctgctcgaccaCCCGCGTCGGCGCTGCGGCCTCCATGTAGTCCGCCCGCCCGGACCACCCGACCAGCGGCGCCCACCACTTGCCTCCCTTGGGCGCCCCGGCGCGGACCCGCCCGCCAGCTCCCGCGGTGACGGAGGCGGCGCGCGGCCGGAGCGCAGCGGACGGGCGGGCGGAGAAGGAGACGACGGATGCTGACGGTGCCATCGCCATTGATTTGCTCGGCCTGCTGCTTCGCTCGTGAGCTTCTGCTGGGTTTTGCCTCGAGTTCACTGGACGAGCGGTGAGACGAGATGAGACGGGAGATGTGCTTGTGAGGTCTGTGTTGCGCTGTGAGGGAGTTGGAGTTGTTGGTGCGAAGGGGCGGGAGATTTTATACCGGCGCGCGGCGGGAGAGGGGAGGGGTGGATAGGGACGCCGCGTGGACGCGTGTGGGCGGGGGCGGCATCCGCTAGGAGGGTGCGCTTTCCCGCTGCGCGCGACGTGTGACCACGTGGACTGGGCGTTCCGGTGTGGTGCGTTCATTGCCACGAAGGTGACGTTCTTCGGGGGCGTCGCCCGTGCTGAGTTTATCCGACCGGGACTCGCCCACGCACCTAAATTCACCACGAGCGCAAATTCGTTAGGGTAGAATACGTCAAGGCTGATGAAGATAATAAGACAGGAATTAGCACCTCGTGAAATCACGTCCAAAACTACACATCCTGCCAAGACATGTCATTGGTAATTCGATATTAACCTATGACAAAGCTTGCAATTTTTTTTGCGCAATACAAAGCTTGCGATGGTTGAACCAGCGTTGGCCCGCGTACGTGATCGTGTTTGTAATGCCACCTATGTATATCTATCGATGAAATGATATGTAAGAGCATCTATAGCTGAGGTTGCAAATTTGGATCCTTAAACGCCCGCGGACAGTGACTGGACGTGCCTTAAATTTTACAATTTACAACCACGTATCCTATTTTCAAAACATCTGTTACATGCTGTCTGTCTTGGGCTGGCTGGACATCGAAAATTGCTCATACTTAACATTTTCACATCCGTATTAGTCTCACCTCGCCGACTGATGAGCTAGTCGACCAGCTTAAATATCCGAGTCGTCCAGAAGAGATAAGCTTCTGACATCATTGCATCCTTTGTTAAGGATATGGACTCTTACTGTGAATCTTCTATGTTTATAGTGAGGGTCTATATCCTTAGGTACATTGGTGTCGGCTTGTCTTTTTTTGAATCACGTCCAtgcatcaaaacaaaataaaaatctgTTGTCATTGTAGTAGAGGTATCAACGTATATGATCGAGACAAACTtgacactcaatgaacaatcatcagtcAATGAAATGCAATCTAGTGTCAAATATATCTCGATCACACATGCCAGAATTGATAGACCTACACAACAACAACCAAGCTTGCCCTCATCCGCTGGCGTAGCTATTTAAGCCAGGCGGCGTCCGCCTCGGTCGGCGATGTGGGACTAAAATTTGGTTGCACCGATAAGAGATGAAGGAGCTTCGGTCGCCGCAGGTGGGACCGCTACGACCTGCAGAGTGGTCGGCGAGCGTGCCCGGGCGCCCCATATCCGTCCTCATATTTgtgctggatatgaggggtgctggtCAGCCCGGGCATTGAGGGCCGTTTGAGGCGCCGTCTGGGTGAAAGAAATCGTGACCGGGCGGCCCGTCCAGGCGTATGAGGCGGGATTGaaaggtccggttgtagatgctctgacattttgtgtatttgtgtgtggcgggggggtggggtggggagggTGCTTACGATGATATTTGTCTGTGATGATGGCCTGAAAAGGTTAACTTCTAGTAAAAAGACTAACAAGGTTTGATTTCACAAACTTAAATCACCTGagcctttttttctctctctcgggCATATCCTCCTTGAGTCTTTTAATCTCCTCTCCCAAAGGACTCCCATTTCTTCGACATCTTCATCGTCCCTCTCCTTCTCCTTGTTCGGATGTAGTATGTTGGAAGGGATGCTTGGATCTTGTTTCTCTAGTATACCCGTACTCAATCTTGTACTTGTGCTTTAAGGCCTGAGACCTGAACTGAATTTATGTTCCTTGAGCTCCTATTGTAGTCCATTCTGATGGTGCGACGGAGGAGTTACTAAGGACCCTCGCAAAAAAGCAATACTCCCTCCGACCCAAAATAAGTGTCatgattttagttcaaatttgaacttgaactaaaaccacgacacttattttggatcacaGGGATTTCTAAGGAGGTCCTCTTGTTGCAAGTACTTTCTCATCTCTAAAGCAATGGGCAATGTTAGTGTTCACATATTACTACTATTTTTCCTTTTTGTTATCCCTGCATAGATTATTTTGATTATTTTAGGTGTTGGTACTTTGCTTCAGCTCATTACTCTTAGCCTCAACTCGTGTCACTTTAATGTTTCTATTTATAGGGGTTCCTTGTAGTATTAACTTCCTTTCCTAGGAGAATTGAGCAAGTTGGTTCGGAAAATATACACGCTTCTTTATTTTGTCTTCTGGTATTTTTTCCTTGTCTTATTCACATGATGCTACTGAAACCTTAACTTTGTATAGGGGCCTTCCCTATCTTGTTGGGAGGCCCTTTTGGTGATTTTGGAGATGTTTGTCTAGTTTAGGGGTGTCTTTTGTGGGTCCTTTGCATGTGCTCTTCCAACATTGTTCTAGGATCTATTGTAGGCCGGATATTAACACAACTCTCCATTCCTATGGCCTTGAATTTTAACCCAACACTACTTTTTGTTGGTCTGTAGGCCATCGACATGTTTATCAAGATTTTTCATGTATATCTTTCTTGTATTCGTATTGCAATATCAGGATCCGAGCAGCAAGTTAGTGTCAGGCTCAAGGACAAAAAGGGATAGAAGGACAACAATAGCAACAATACCGTTAGTGTCCGACTCAAGGACAAGAGATTCGGCCGCTTTTAGAGGCACTTCGAGAATCCAGAGAGATAAGAAGCCTAGAAGGGACCGAGGGTGCATAAAAGGTTGTGTTGAGAAGTTTAACCTCTGCCTCATGTTCATATCGCTACCGAGGTTTTCCCCGAGGTACATGGCCAAAATGCTAACCACTTCTCATCGTACTGAGTTTGCAAGAGGGCTGAAGCTTAGACAGCTAAGTTCGGCGCTTAAGAAAAATAAGAGCAAACTAATCATGCTTCGTTTTGCAGTTGTACTCCTCCTGATCTACATGCACATACAAGCAACGACACGTCGGATGTGAATGTGTGGTCACAAACACTcttgctgtcgtggaattgtcacggcagatgtcctcgaggtaggacttagtcgtggagccatcgcagctaggaagcttgaaggggttaacgggacaaggaacacgagggttatactggtttggccccttacggtgaaggtaaaagcctacgtccagttgaggtggtattgattagggtttcgatgaccagggagcttaattgctatgcctggctctcgacgagatcttacttgtccctaaaccgccgccgggtcgtccctttatatagagaggttgaaacccagcagctctcagagtcccggccggctcataagagtgtccggctcggactctcaactattcttgccttacactacaagttctaccataatagcggttgtaactacgggctttaagccatctccgggtcttaagcccatctttggcccgccgtcttcaagcttggcgccgggcttcaggcgatgaccattatgagtaacccggcccctccgggtGGGTGACTCTAAggcttatatcctcaacattaggccccagattgatttgagccggctcatgtcaatcttcaatccttttgaTAGAAAATTTCCGTCTTATAattgtgtgaaggctataacccgtcgtgacgtcatcttctggattccgggtaacccgccgtgacgtcatcttccattaagtccattttttactccaccatatccgcaacggatcttatctttaactgccgtctcgaaaatcgaggcgtttttatggtgagataaccgcgtcgtggcctcctcgtttctcgcgcccacttatgagcctcaccttataaatagcccggcccatgagcctctggtcactcgtcgcctctatcttcttcctcctctcgcctacTGTGCtgtcgcccgagctccgccgccgccgccgcggatctcctcgtcctcaccaactccggccgctgcatcaacctgttgtgtccagagaaaacggcggcgacctccgcgactcaccagcacccgtaagccatcaccactccatagagtagatccacattaggttctttgctgttcttcccgtgttcttcgccGTTCCTCGCGAGTTCTCGGTAGATTTCATTTTTACCACCTTTCTTGATCTTTAGACTGTATAGAACTGTTGCGGTAGTTGTTTCACGCCCGTTTCCAATGTATATAGATCCCTTCTCactgcataaaggctccgttcgaaCTTATGAACTTCctctgcgtctgttttaggtctagaaacttttctctTTAGTCGACtgttttgatccaaaataattactgtgatctgtgaaacttgttttcaccacacttagtaaaaaactgcatctgctgagctacggcggcttacatttccggctcaaaagaagccacgcgccgtgaAATTTTttggctcatttatgataaagctgtagacaattgaattactttcaatacctccagcggcttagataacccgatgcacttagctatatgtcattaggccccttcataagccgccattttaaACATTGAACTAtaaacttcctccggcttataattaaaccggatatttccttttatcataggcttccgactttcaccatgcctcccaaagctcccaaagcacccatcacgtgcaactggatgaggtccaacgtcactgatgaaaccttagcagactttgtgaaaacgggttacctgcccaagaaggacgtcatgtcctaccgtgcccctgacccatcagaggagagaccgcaACCAAAGGATGGTGAAGTGGTAATAttcgcggatcacatgagccggggcttcgcactgcccggctcaaagttctttagagatgtgctgaatttctttgatctgcggccacaagacataggacccaattccgtgtcaaacatatgcaacttccaagtattctgcgaagtctaccttggagaagagcccagccttctactctttagagagctattctatttgaaccgccagaatgagtgcgccaacggaccgagcctgaaacttggtggaatctccattcaacgccggagagactgcctctttccttacgctgagcctcccagccatccaaaggactggaaccagacgtggttttactgtcaggacacgtctccggctgacgagagccctctgcccggctttcgtgccgtgcgtctggaaccaaaccaccctctgcccgacaaactatctcaggcggagcgtcaacctctgatccccgccatcaacaagatcaaggctctcctgggcaacggcctcaacggcattgatctggtccgggtttggatctcatggcgggtgatccccttgagccgccaccccggcttaatgtgtgattacacgggccggaaagatgaccccctgcgacatagccgcaatgatcttcctgaagacgttgttgaagacatgaccaaggccctcttgaatgagagcttggcagactgcgggaggaccggcttaagtcccttctgcaagaccaacccggccccagcggtaagccgctgatctgaacatcttattttctccttGAGATAGTTTTCATCTGTACCTTAAGAAGccttcattgtatttttcaggctgatgataaattctggaaggtcaagtatgaccatgaggcggccaagaaggccaggaaggctaagaaagccgccaggagagccgctccccgcaagaagggaagcaggcctactgcctcagagctgcttcaactaagtgacagctccgagtcagaggtaacccctgaacctgtaagctctggttgtatttcttgtttattcctgtccaccttattgatactgatcatcagcaggatgacaccggagcaagtaacccggtgactgaagaggtaatgacactttcctccgactcggagcccttgccaaggctgaaagtccgaagagtaacccggaaagtaagattttcacatcctttagcttatcaagatcctcaatttcttttgaagcaacagattcatgagagccggcggcacacccggaccaacaaggatgctgaactctcctccggtttacctgaggcgtcaaggaagcgccgaaccgaggttatctccaacttatatccttttcatcctttggcgggtgttatacgtcaaccgctcaattcttccgaTTCGAATTATTAGGAAACTTCaccctcctctggcgactctatgcaatcgaacctaCCGGcattcaagaccgtacccg
This DNA window, taken from Triticum aestivum cultivar Chinese Spring chromosome 1D, IWGSC CS RefSeq v2.1, whole genome shotgun sequence, encodes the following:
- the LOC123166576 gene encoding uncharacterized protein — translated: MAMAPSASVVSFSARPSAALRPRAASVTAGAGGRVRAGAPKGGKWWAPLVGWSGRADYMEAAAPTRVVEQEEEKTFVGLTEEKARQLRARMSEMESFHDAMYHSAIASRLARST